ATCGAGCTGGATACAGAACTTCTCGACGAATTCCGCCTTGTACCAGCCTTCGCGCAGCATAACGTGGGCGATCGCGGCGAACAGCTCGGCGTCGTGGCCGGGCACCGGCTGGATGAACAGGTCGGCGTAGCGCGCGGTCTCGGTCCGGCGCGGGTCGACGATGATGATCTTGCAGCCGCGCGCCCTGGCCGCCTCGAAGGCTTTGCCCGGCGCACCGGTCTCGGCAACCGCGAAGGGCGCGCCCTGGTGCGTCACCACCGGGTTGCCGCCGGCAAGCAGCGCACAGTCGGCATCGCGGAAATTGTGCCGCCCGCTGGCCATCACGCCCATGCGCGCCATGGTCACCCATTTAGCCGACTGGTCGATCGTCATCGACGAGAAGAAGTTCGGCGTATCGAGCGCCGCCACCCAGGCCCGCTCGAACAGGTTGCCCAGCACGCTGCGATAGGCGCCGGTACCATGATAGACCGCGATCGAGCGCGGCCCGTGCTCCTCGTAGAGCGCTTTAAGCTTGGCACCGATCTCGTCGAGCGCGGCCTCGGCATCGATTGTCGAAAAGGTGCCGTCGGGCTGTTTCTTCAGGCTGTGCAGCAGCCGGTTCTCGGCACCGTTGTGGAAGTCGACTGCGGCCATGCCCTTGGGACACAGATAGGCGCCATAGGGCGAAGCCGTGCCGTCGGGCCGCGCGCGCACCATCCGGCCGTCCTCGACATCGATCTCCATCGAACAAAGCGCGCTGCAATTGCGGCAGAAGGTCTTGACGGTTTCTCCCATTGGGCCGGTTTAGCCCAAAGGCGAGGCAAGCAGAACGGCAAACGCCCTGGGGCTCACCGCAGTCAAACCGCATCGCTGCCAGAGGCGCATCTGCCGGATTAGCTGGCCGCGACCTTGTAGCCGGAGCCCGGCGTGATCCAGATCACCGGCTTGCTCGGCAGGGCGACGTCGACGCCTTCCATCTGCCCCTGCTTGACCAGTTGCCCGTCCTCGATCCGCAAAGTCTCGCAAACCTTCCGCCCGGCCAGCGGCGCCATCTGCTCGGCCATCTGGCCGATCATCGCGGCACGCTGCTCGGCCGGCAGCTGTACGCCGTTCGCCCGGAGCCGCGCCTTGCGCAGATCAGCGAGGTCCAGCGCACCGCATAGGGCGCCGTTTTCCAGGCGGACCATCGAGGTCACCTCCATGGTGAGCCCCTGGTCGGCCGAGAGCAGGACCTCTCCCGTATTGACGAAGCGGTTGCCGCCGCTCGCGGCATATCTGTCGATCGAAGAACAGGTCTTGGCTTCGGGATCGGGATTGGCGCAGAGCATCTTGCCCGCACGCAACTGCGTGAGGATCTCGGCTTCCGGCACCGCGCCGGCCGCGGCCATGATCAGCAAAGTGGCTACAAACATCGACATTGCCTCCTGGAAATTGACGCCGCTCTAGGCCGCGAGCGCCTCGGCAATCATAGCCTTGGCCAGCGCGAGGAAGGCCAGCGTATCGGCCTGCGCCGAAGCGATCAGCTTGCGGTAGCTGCAGAAGCCGTGGATCGTGCCCTGGTACTCGCGATAGATAACCGGCACGCCCGACAGCACCGCCGCCGCCGCGAAAGCCCGGCCGCCGTCGCGCAGCGGATCGAGCGCCGCGGTGACCAGCAAGGTCGGCGGAAGGCCGGCGAGGTCGGCTACCAGCGGCGAATAACGCGGGTGGGCATGGTCGGCATGAAACGCCTGCCGGTAATAGGCCATGTTCTCCGATTCCAGGCCGTAACCGTCGGCGAAAGTCGTCATCGAAGCGTGCTCGCGGCTGGCATCGGCCATCGGGTAGATCGGGATCTGCGCGAGCAGCGGCAGCGCGGCGGGTGCATCGCGTAGGGCGAGGGTGGTGACCAGAGTCAGGTTGCCGCCCGCACTGTCGCCGGCGAGGACGAGATGGGTAAAGGACCGCCCGAAAGCCGCGCCGTTCTTGGCGATCCAGCGCGCAGCAGCTTCGGCATCGTCGGGCGCGGCGGGCCACTTGTGCTCGGGCGCGAGGCGGTACTCGACCGAGACCACGGGCAGGTCGAGCGAACGCGCGATCTCCGCGGCGATGCCGGCATGGGTATCGATCGAACCGACGACGAAGCCGCCGCCGTGGAAGAACACCACGACCGGCCCCGCCTCACGGCTGGCGCGCGGATCGTAGAGCCGAAGCTTTATCTCGCCGTCGGGGCCGGGCATTACAACGTCGCGGATCTCGCCCATCTCGCCCACAGGCAGGTCCATCCCGGCCATGGCGTCGGAAGGCATCTGGCGGATCACCGCCATCAGTTGGTCGTTGAACACCGGCCGCGGGCTGGCCGCCAGCTGATCGAGGAAAGCGCGGACGTCTGGTCGGACGAAAGGCGTGGTCATCGTGATCAAACCCCCGCCGCCATGCCGCCGGTGACGCGCAGTACCTCGCCGGTGATGAACTTCGCCTGCGGCGAGGTCAGGAACATCATGGCGTCGACGATGTGCTCTTCCTTGCCGTCGTCGCCGATCATCTGCATCGCCTTGACCCGCGCCTTGGTCTCGGGCGGCAGCTCGGCGGCGATCGTCTCGGTCAGCATCAGCCCCGGCGAGATCGCGTTGACGCGGACGCCGTCGGGCCCAAGCTCGCGCGCAAAAGTGATCGTCAGGCCCGAGACGGCGAGCTTGGTGTCGCCATAGGCCGATCCGCCCATGTGCCCGGCCGAAGATGCGATGTTGACGATGCTCGCGCCGGCACGGCCGCGCATGTGCGCGGCGGCGGCGATCGTGCAGGTGACCACGCCCATCACGTTGACGTCGAACAGGCGCCGCACCTTGGCGAGGCCCATCTTGAAGATCGGCTGGCCATATTCGTCGCTGTGCAGGCCGGCATTGTTGATCAGGATGTCGATGCCGCCACCGATCGCCGCGGCCTGCTTCATGATTTCACCCATCCGGGCCTCGTCGGTGACGTCGCCGCCGAGGCCGGTCGCCTGGCCGCCCTTGGCGCGGATTTCGGCCGCGGCCGCTTCGGCAACGGCGCCGTCGATGTCGACCAGCACGGCATGCGCGCCCGCCGCAGCCAGGGCCGTACCAAAGGCCTTGCCGAAACCGCGGCCGCCGCCGGTGATCACCGCGACGCGATTGCTATAGAAACTGCCCTCGGACATCATTGCCTCTCCTGAACTCTGCGCGGGTGTTGCCACATTCGCGGCCTGCGGTAACCCGCTGCAGCGATATTTTCAGGCAAAGGGAGAGAGCCGATGACCCTGGACGAAATGCTCGCACGCGAGGGCATCCGCAAGACGATCCACGGCTACAACGCCGCCGGCGACACGCGCGACGGCGCGGCCTTCGCCAGGCTCTTCGCCGACGATGCCGTGCTCGAGTTCGCCGGCTTCGGCCCGGTCCCCGGATTCCGCAGCGACGGCATCGCCGAGATCCGCGCGCGCACCGCGAGCTGGAGCCCCGTGCCCGGCAAGGACCCGTCGCTGAGCCTCGCGACTTTCATCCGCCACAACCTGACGACCTGCCGGATCGACCTGACCGGCCCCGACAGCGCCGCCGCGCGCACCTATTTCGTTGTCTTCACCGACATCGGCCCGGACCATGCGGGGTTCTATGCCGACACACTGGTCCGAAAAGGCGATGACTGGCTTTTCGCACACCGCAAGATCGCGCTCGACTGGCGCTCGCCCGACAGCATCTTTCCGCCCTTGCCGAAGTAGGGCTCAGCCCGCCACTTCGAGCTTGGCCTTCGCCTTGCCGAGCGGGATCGTGTTCGACTTCGCCGCTTCCTGGAAGACGATCAGCACGGTGCAGCCCTCGGCCCCCACCGTGATCGGCCCATAGCCGGTGCCGGCCGAGGCCCAGCGCACGTCGCCTGCCTTGAAGTTCACCTTGCCCACCATCTGCGAGCCTTCGATGATATATTCGAAGTAGTTGCAGCCGTGAGTGTGCGGATCGACGATTTCGCCCGGCTCGAACTTCGAGAGAATGACCATCGGCGAGGTCGCGGCGTTCGCCTCGTCGAGCAGGAAGCGCGCGTACTGGATGCCCGGCCCGGTGCCCTGCCCCCACTGGATGTCCTCGGCGAAAATGTCCTTGTGCGCCATTTCTCTCTCCTGTCCTTCCGACCAAGCGCTTGTCTCACCGGCACCGAAAGCCCGCAAGCCGGAATTGCAATTCGCGGCGGGTCTGCGAGCATGCGGCAAAACAAGGGAGAGACCATGTTCGGAGCTTCGCGATTCCTGCTCGCGGCGGCGGCGTTGGCCGTGCCGCATCTGGCCCATGCCGAAGAGGCCAAGGGCGCTGTCCGCATTGAAGTGAGTTCGCGCATCACCGCTTTCGAGGGTCGGACCTTCGGCGACTACGGCCCCTACGAGCGCATCACGGGCATCGCCCATCTGCGGATCGACCCGAATGCGCCAGCCAACCGCGGCATCGTCGACCTGGCGCTGGCTCCGCGCGCCGCCGACGGCATGGTCGACTACGACGTCGACGTCGTGATCCTGCGGCCGCAGGACGGCGCCAAGGCACGGCGCGTGCTGCTTTACGACGTGGTCAACCGCGGCATGAAGCTGCTGTCGATGTTCACCGGCGGCTCGCCCGGGTCATCCGCCGATCCGATAGATCCCGGCGACGGCCTGCTTCTCAAGCAAGGCTACACACTGGTGTGGAGCGGCTGGCAGGGCGACATCGCCGGCAAGGACATGCTCGGCCGGCCATTGCTCGGCGCGCGCTTCCCGATCGCGCACGACGGCGACAAGCCGGTAACTGGCCCGACCTCGACCGAAGCGATCTTCGACGACCTGTCGAGCAACCGCATCACCCTGCCCTATGCCGCCGCCTCGCTCGACCAGGCCGCCGCAAAGCTGACGGTGCGTGCGCTGACTGGCAGCCCGGTACAGACGATCCCGCCGGACCAGTGGCACTTCGAGAACGACCGCCACGTCACCTTGACGCGTCCCGCCGGCATGGACGCAGGCGCGATCTATCGCTTGGAATATGTCGCCAAGGACCCGGTGGTGATGGGGCTCGGCTTCTCCGCAGTGCGCGACCTGATCGGCTTCCTGCGCCACGGCACCACCGCCCAGGGCAACCCGCTCGCCGATATCGCTACGGCACCCTGCGAACGCGATGCCAAGGGCCTCTGCGTCAATCCCGAAGGCGGCGCCTACTCAACCGCGATAGCCGCCGGCGCCTCGCAGTCGGCGCGCTACCTGCGAGATTTCCTCTGGCAGGGCTTCAACCGCGACCTGTCCGGGCGCCGCGTGTTCGACGGGGTGATCCCGTTCGTTGCCGGCGGCCGGCAGACCTTCACCAATTTCCGCTTCGCCGAACCGGGCCGCTTCTCGCGGCAGCACGAGGACCACGACGTTCCCGGCTTCACCTTCCCCTATACCTACGCGACGCTGACCGACCCGGTCACCGGCAAGCGCGACGGCATCCTCGCGCGCTGCAGCGCCGATGGCACCTGCCCGAAGCTGTTCCACATCGATACCAGCGCCGAGTTCTGGCAGGCCGGCGCCTCGCTGGTCGGCACCGGCGGGACGCGAGGCGATGTCGCGTTTCCGCCGAACGTCCGCGCCTACATGATCGCCGGCGGAGCGCACGCACCGACGATGACCATGCCCAGCTGCCGCTATCCGGCCAATCCGATGAACTACTATCAGGTCGAGCGAGCGCTGCTGTTCGACATGGTCGAATGGACGACCGGCCGCCGCGAACCGCCTGCAAGCCGCTGGCCCAGGCTCGAGAAGAGTGAGCTGGTCGCGGTCGACGCGCTCCGCCCGCCGCAGGCACCGGCCCTCGGCCTCGTCTGGCCACGCGTGCTGAATGCCCCGATCGCGCCTGCCGGCAAGTCGGACTGGCCGGTCTTCGTGCCCCAGATCGACGCCGACGGGAACGACATGGCAGGCATCCATCTCCCGCCCGTGGCCGCACCGACGGGCACCTATCTCGGCTGGAGCCTGCGCAAGGCGGGATATGGCGAAGGGGATCTTTGCCTGGTCTTCGGGTCCTACATTCCTTTCGCCAAGGATGCGGCCTCGCGCGCAGGAGACACCCGCCGCTCGCTGGCGGAGCGCTATGCCACTCCCGGCGCTCGGGAACAGCGCCTCGCCGCCGCCGCCTCCGCACTGCAGGCCGAGCACCTGCTCCTACCCGAAGACATAGAAAAGCCGGCCCAGCAGGCGGCCGCAGCGAAATAGCGCTTGCCTCGGCAGGCGATCCGGGATTAATGAAACGCATTGGGCGCCATTAAGGCGAGTCGCAGCAACCAGACTGGAGAGCAATGCCATGAATACGCTGACCGACCTGAGCAACCCGCCGTCGAGCGAGACCGCAGCCGCCGACTCCGCCCCCTTCTTCATCCGCGGCCAGGTGGTCGAGGGCACCGACCAGACGCATCGTTCGCGCGACCTCGGCGTCAGCTTCGTCACCCCGAAGCTCGACCTCAACTCGCTGGTCCATCCGCGCACCGAGCTGCCGCCGCTGCTCAACACGCCGCTCGCCGAAATCATCGACTTCCTCGTCGAGTCCGGTCAGCGCATGTGCGATCCGAACAACGAGCACGTCCAGGCCTGCATCGACCGCATGGCCAAGGTCAGCCTCGCCCCGCGCAAGGTGATCGAGCACCAGATGCTCCACGCCACCGACTATCTCGACAAGCAGGTGCTAAACGAAGTCGTCGCGCAGAACTTCCCCAACCCCAAAGCGCTCGACGAATGGGTGCCACACACCGATCACCAAGGGCGCCGCAGCTTCATCCGTGCCTATGCCCCGCGCCTGATCCACGTGCTGCCCGGCAACTCGCCCGGCATGGGCGTTCGCTCGATCGCGCAGTCGGCGCTGGTCAAGTCGGTCAGCCTGTTCAAGATGGCCTCGGCCGATCCGTTCTCGACCACCGCCTTCCTGCGCACCATGGCCGAGATCGACCCGAACCACCCGGTCGTCCAGTCGATGTCGGCGATCTACTGGCGCGGTGGCGACGACGCGGTCGAGCGCATCCTCTACCGCCCGCAGTATTTCGACAAGCTCGTCGCCTGGGGCGGCGGCGATGCGATCAACAACGTCATGAAGTACATCGGACCGGGCTTCCAGCTCGTCTCCTTCGATCCCAAGACCTCGATCTCGATGGTCGGCCGCGAAGCCTTCGCGTCGGACGAAGCGCTGGCCGAGGCCGCAGAGCTCAACGCCCGCGACGTCTCGATCCTGAACCAGGAGGCCTGCGTCTGCAGCCGCTTCACGTTCCTAGAGGCCTCGCCCGAAGACGGAGACCGCTATGCCGAAGTGCTGGCCGAGCGCCTGCGCATCGACCGCATGGCCGAAGGCGCGCCGCGTCCGCTCGACATGGAGCTCAAGGAGCAGATCGACATGCTGCGCATGATGGACGACGACTACGGCGTCTTCGGCAAGTCCGACGGCCGCGGAGTCGCCATCCGCTCGGAGGAGCCGGTGGACTTCCATCCGCTGCGCAAGACTTCGAATGTGGTTTGCGTTGCCCGACCTCATGGAAGCGATGAAGTACGTCAACGTCGCGACGCAGACCGTCGGCGTCTATCCGTTCAACCGCATGCCCGCGCTTGCGCGACCACCTCGCCAGCGGTGGCGCCCAGCGCGTCGTCCGCCTCGGCGAGGCCGGTCCCAGCGCGATCGGCAACCCGCACGACGCGATGTACCCACTGCACCGCTTCGTCCACTGGATGGCGAACGAGGATGGCGTCGAGGGCGAATAACTCCGCGCTTCGCGCTGCCGAAAATCCGACCCGCCCCGGACCGCCTTCGCCGGCGTCCTCCGGGGCGGTTTTTTCGCGCCGGATTTGCCCGCTATCGGGTGGACAGCGAAGATCGAATAGCAGAGTGGATAGCGCACACAGGCTCGGGGAAGATGTCGATGATCAAACGGTCTATCCTATTTGTCATAAGCTCTGCTCTTGCGCTGTCGCTCGGTGGCTGCGGCAGCAAGACGAGCACACCGGATGCAGCAAAAGCAGCGGCAGAAGCTGGCGCGACCTCGACGCCCAATCCCTGGAGCAGCGATGCGGAGCCCGCGCCGACCACCGCCCCAACCGTCGCCGCGAGCGCCAGCACGGCGGCAAAATCCAATCCCTGGAACAAGGATTCGGTTGCGGCGCCTTCGCAAGCCGCAGCTGCCAAGGACAAACCACCGGTAACCGCATCCGCCAGCGCGGCCGCGAAGGCCAATCCCTGGGCCAAACACCCCCACACCGCAGCATCGGAAGCGGCCAAGTAGAAGGCGCGCTTCTCTTCAGGAGAAGATGATGAGCGACATCGCCGCAATGCTCGCGCGCTTCGAGACGCAGCAGGACCACATCGATCTGATGAACCGCTACGCCCACGCGCTCGACGTGCGCGACTGGGGCCTGCTCGCCTCGCTGTTCACCGTTGATGCGGCCTTTCGTGCGCGCGTGATCCTCGAAGGCGGCGTTCCCGATGCCGACAATACCGCGGTCGACGGGCGCGATGCGCTGGTCGCGACGCTACAGGCGATCTGGGACGGTCTTTCGGCCACGCATCACATGCTGTCGAACCACGTCGTTGAGCCTGCGGCGGACGGCACCAGCGCCAAGGCCTCCTGCTATCTGCGCGCCCACCACGTCGGCAACCGCGAGCGCGCGCACCTCTTCGAGGAATCGCTAGGGCGCTTCGACTTCGAGACCGTGCGGACCGACGGCGGCTGGAAGATTCGGCACATGGAAGAGAACCTTTTCGTCATGCTCGGCACTGCCGAGGCCTTTGCACCGCCCCCGAACTGATCTTCCGACGCCATTGTCGCAAAACTGAACTTGTCTCGCGAATCGCGCGGTGCGAGGCTTCGCCGCGGAAGAGGAGTCTGGCGATGGCGACGATCGCGTCCGAACGGCCTGGGCACGTACCGCCCGAGCTCTATTGGGATCACGACTACGAGGTCTTCGCGGCGCAAGGCCCCGATCCGTTCCGCCAGGTCTGCACGCTCCACGACGGACCGGAGATCTTCTTCGCGCGCAGCACCGGGCGCGATCGCCCCGGCTGGATTCTGACGCGCCAGGCCCATATCCGCGAGGTCTTCGCCGATACCGAGCATTTCTCCAGCGAGACGGCGGGCAGCTTCCTCTCGCCGATCGGCCTCGACGTGCGGATGACGCCGCTCGAATACGATCCGCCGCGCCAGCAGCTCTATCGCAAGATCATCGAGCCTTATTTTACCCCGGCGGCGATCGATGCGCTCGACGTCTCGGTGCGCTCGGCTTGCGAGCAACTCGTCGCCGGCTTCGCCGATGCCGATGCCTGCGAGTTCACCAGCGAGTTTACCGAGAAGTTTCCATCCTACATCTTCCTCGACCTGATGGGCATGCCGCGCGAACGGCTGGCGGATTTTCTCGCCTGGGAACGCGGGATGATCCGGCCGCCCTCGCCCGAGGCCGCGGTGGCGGCGATGGAGGCCGTGATCGCCTACCTGCGCGAATTCATCGCCGAGCAGCGCCTGGCGCCGACGACAGAACTGATGCGCGGCGTCACCCAGGCGCGGTACGCCGACCAGCGCCCGCTGACCGATGACGAGATCCTCGGGATCTGCTTCATTCTCTACATAGGCGGGCTCGACACCGTGCACAGCACGATCGGCTGGATGTTCTGGCATCTGGCGCAGGACCCGGCGCTGCAGCAGCGGTTGCGCGACCACCCCCAGGACATTCCCCAGGCGGTCGAGGAACTGCTGCGCGCCTATTCCGCCGCCTCGTCGGTGCGCTGGGTCAAGGTCGACCATGTATTCCACGGCGTCCAGATGCGCGCCGGCGACGCGGTGCAGCTCTCGCTGCCGCTCGCGGGGCGCGATCCGGCGGTTTACGACGATCCGCACAAGGTCGACATCGACCGCCCCGTCCGCCACATCGCCTTTGGCACCGGCCCGCACACCTGTATCGGGCTGCGGCTCGCCAAGCGCGAGATACGGATCGTCCTCGAAGTCATGCTCGCCCGCTTCGTCAACATCCGCTTGCCCGAGGGTGCGGGCTACGATTTCCACGCGAGCAACGTCTTCGGACTCGACCGGCTGCCACTGGCCTGGGACCGAGCCTGAATTTCGGCTTTCCTACAAGGACAGAAACAGTGAAGATCGCGATGCTCTTTCACATTGTGACAAACCTTTGATTCTCCCAAGAGAATCGCTTCCACAGCGCCTTCGCAGCCAACGATTTCCCATGCGCGATATGTGCAGCCTTGAAGAAGTTCCAAAAACCCGGCGCGCCGCTCCCAACCAGCACCGCCGTCGCTCCACTGCCTCTCGCACGTGTACCCTTGCCCTGCGGCCCTGAATCGCTAGAGAGGCCCAAACTCAGGCACGACGCAGCCGCTAGAAACGGGGCATTTCCATGGCGACCTTCACCCTTCCCAAGAACTCCGTGATCACCAAGAAGGGCAAGGTCCACCGCGCCGAGGGCGCCAGCCGGGTCAAGAAGTTCACCGTCTACCGCTACGATCCCGACAGCGGCGAGAACCCGCGCTACGACACTTTCGAGATCGATCTCGACAACTGCGGTCCGATGGTGCTCGACGCGCTGATCAAGATGAAGAGCGAGCAGGACCCGACGCTCACCTTCCGCCGCTCGTGCCGCGAGGGCATCTGCGGCTCGTGCTCGATGAACATGAACGGCCGCAATGGCCTCGCCTGCACCACCGCGATCGAGGACCTCAAGGGCGATGTCCGCATCACCCCGCTGCCACACATGGAAGTGATCAAGGACCTCGTCCCCGACTTCACCCACTTCTACGCCCAATACGCCTCGATCCGCCCCTGGCTGCAGACCGTCTCGACGACCCCGTCGGGCAAGGAACGCTTGCAGAGCCCCGAGCAGCGCGAGAAGCTCGACGGCCTCTATGAGTGCATCCTCTGCGCCTGCTGCTCGACCTCGTGCCCGAGCTACTGGTGGAACAGCGACAAGTTCCTCGGCCCGGCGATCCTGCTCCAGGCCTATCGCTGGCTGGCCGACAGCCGCGACGAGATGACCGGCGAGCGGCTCGACGAGCTGGAAGATCCCTTCCGCCTCTATCGCTGCCACACGATCATGAACTGCGCCAACGTCTGCCCGAAGGGCCTGTCGCCGGCGCGCGCGATCGCCGAGATCAAAAAGATGCAGGCCGAACGGCACGTCTGAGGACCTGCCGTGGCCAACGCGCCGCTGACGAATTTCGTCCACGAGCCCGATCCGGACAATCCGGGCTGGTCGCGCTGGCGCATTGCCGATGCGGCACGCTTCAACGAGGCCGTGCTAGGCAAGCAGATCGTCCGCGCGGAGGGCGACAGCACTTGCCGCATGCGGATGATCCCGCGCGACCCGCTCCACACCAATTCGGCCGGACGTGTCCACGGCGCGATCACGCTCAGCCTGATCGACGTTTCGCTGTTCTCCGCGATGTATGTCCTGCGCGGCGTCGACGCCGGCCGCTCGGTCACTGTCGACCTGACGACGCAGTTCATCGGCGCGGGTGACGCCACGCGGCCGCTCGATTCGGTCGTCGAACTGCTGCGCGAGACGCACCGCATGGCCTTCCTGCGCGGACTCGTGGTCCAGGATGGCGACATAGTCGCCTCGTTCACCGCGACGATCCGCAAGCCGTCCAAAGCCGCATGACCGGCCTTCTCGCCCGCTACGAAGCGCTGATCGCCTCGGGCGAACTGCGCCCCGACGCCGAACAGGAAGCCGCAGCCGAACGGCTCGAGAAGCTGCAGCGCGAACTCGAGCGCGCGCCAACCGGCGGACTGCTCGGCAAGCTGCTTGGCAAGAAGCGCGAAAGCCCGCGCGGCGTCTACATGTGGGGCGGCGTCGGGCGCGGCAAGTCGATGCTGATGGACCTGTTCCACGACAGCCTGAAGATCGACGAGAAGCGCCGCGTCCACTTCCACGCCTTCATGCTCGAAGTCCACGCGCGGCTGCGCGAGGAGCGCAAGAAGGAACAGGGCGATCCGATTCCCCCGGCCGCCGCCGCGAT
The window above is part of the Novosphingobium sp. G106 genome. Proteins encoded here:
- a CDS encoding alpha/beta hydrolase — translated: MTTPFVRPDVRAFLDQLAASPRPVFNDQLMAVIRQMPSDAMAGMDLPVGEMGEIRDVVMPGPDGEIKLRLYDPRASREAGPVVVFFHGGGFVVGSIDTHAGIAAEIARSLDLPVVSVEYRLAPEHKWPAAPDDAEAAARWIAKNGAAFGRSFTHLVLAGDSAGGNLTLVTTLALRDAPAALPLLAQIPIYPMADASREHASMTTFADGYGLESENMAYYRQAFHADHAHPRYSPLVADLAGLPPTLLVTAALDPLRDGGRAFAAAAVLSGVPVIYREYQGTIHGFCSYRKLIASAQADTLAFLALAKAMIAEALAA
- a CDS encoding SDR family NAD(P)-dependent oxidoreductase is translated as MSEGSFYSNRVAVITGGGRGFGKAFGTALAAAGAHAVLVDIDGAVAEAAAAEIRAKGGQATGLGGDVTDEARMGEIMKQAAAIGGGIDILINNAGLHSDEYGQPIFKMGLAKVRRLFDVNVMGVVTCTIAAAAHMRGRAGASIVNIASSAGHMGGSAYGDTKLAVSGLTITFARELGPDGVRVNAISPGLMLTETIAAELPPETKARVKAMQMIGDDGKEEHIVDAMMFLTSPQAKFITGEVLRVTGGMAAGV
- a CDS encoding nuclear transport factor 2 family protein — encoded protein: MTLDEMLAREGIRKTIHGYNAAGDTRDGAAFARLFADDAVLEFAGFGPVPGFRSDGIAEIRARTASWSPVPGKDPSLSLATFIRHNLTTCRIDLTGPDSAAARTYFVVFTDIGPDHAGFYADTLVRKGDDWLFAHRKIALDWRSPDSIFPPLPK
- a CDS encoding alpha/beta hydrolase domain-containing protein — translated: MFGASRFLLAAAALAVPHLAHAEEAKGAVRIEVSSRITAFEGRTFGDYGPYERITGIAHLRIDPNAPANRGIVDLALAPRAADGMVDYDVDVVILRPQDGAKARRVLLYDVVNRGMKLLSMFTGGSPGSSADPIDPGDGLLLKQGYTLVWSGWQGDIAGKDMLGRPLLGARFPIAHDGDKPVTGPTSTEAIFDDLSSNRITLPYAAASLDQAAAKLTVRALTGSPVQTIPPDQWHFENDRHVTLTRPAGMDAGAIYRLEYVAKDPVVMGLGFSAVRDLIGFLRHGTTAQGNPLADIATAPCERDAKGLCVNPEGGAYSTAIAAGASQSARYLRDFLWQGFNRDLSGRRVFDGVIPFVAGGRQTFTNFRFAEPGRFSRQHEDHDVPGFTFPYTYATLTDPVTGKRDGILARCSADGTCPKLFHIDTSAEFWQAGASLVGTGGTRGDVAFPPNVRAYMIAGGAHAPTMTMPSCRYPANPMNYYQVERALLFDMVEWTTGRREPPASRWPRLEKSELVAVDALRPPQAPALGLVWPRVLNAPIAPAGKSDWPVFVPQIDADGNDMAGIHLPPVAAPTGTYLGWSLRKAGYGEGDLCLVFGSYIPFAKDAASRAGDTRRSLAERYATPGAREQRLAAAASALQAEHLLLPEDIEKPAQQAAAAK
- a CDS encoding acyl-CoA reductase codes for the protein MRDHLASGGAQRVVRLGEAGPSAIGNPHDAMYPLHRFVHWMANEDGVEGE
- a CDS encoding nuclear transport factor 2 family protein, whose product is MSDIAAMLARFETQQDHIDLMNRYAHALDVRDWGLLASLFTVDAAFRARVILEGGVPDADNTAVDGRDALVATLQAIWDGLSATHHMLSNHVVEPAADGTSAKASCYLRAHHVGNRERAHLFEESLGRFDFETVRTDGGWKIRHMEENLFVMLGTAEAFAPPPN
- a CDS encoding cytochrome P450, coding for MATIASERPGHVPPELYWDHDYEVFAAQGPDPFRQVCTLHDGPEIFFARSTGRDRPGWILTRQAHIREVFADTEHFSSETAGSFLSPIGLDVRMTPLEYDPPRQQLYRKIIEPYFTPAAIDALDVSVRSACEQLVAGFADADACEFTSEFTEKFPSYIFLDLMGMPRERLADFLAWERGMIRPPSPEAAVAAMEAVIAYLREFIAEQRLAPTTELMRGVTQARYADQRPLTDDEILGICFILYIGGLDTVHSTIGWMFWHLAQDPALQQRLRDHPQDIPQAVEELLRAYSAASSVRWVKVDHVFHGVQMRAGDAVQLSLPLAGRDPAVYDDPHKVDIDRPVRHIAFGTGPHTCIGLRLAKREIRIVLEVMLARFVNIRLPEGAGYDFHASNVFGLDRLPLAWDRA
- a CDS encoding succinate dehydrogenase iron-sulfur subunit translates to MATFTLPKNSVITKKGKVHRAEGASRVKKFTVYRYDPDSGENPRYDTFEIDLDNCGPMVLDALIKMKSEQDPTLTFRRSCREGICGSCSMNMNGRNGLACTTAIEDLKGDVRITPLPHMEVIKDLVPDFTHFYAQYASIRPWLQTVSTTPSGKERLQSPEQREKLDGLYECILCACCSTSCPSYWWNSDKFLGPAILLQAYRWLADSRDEMTGERLDELEDPFRLYRCHTIMNCANVCPKGLSPARAIAEIKKMQAERHV
- a CDS encoding PaaI family thioesterase translates to MANAPLTNFVHEPDPDNPGWSRWRIADAARFNEAVLGKQIVRAEGDSTCRMRMIPRDPLHTNSAGRVHGAITLSLIDVSLFSAMYVLRGVDAGRSVTVDLTTQFIGAGDATRPLDSVVELLRETHRMAFLRGLVVQDGDIVASFTATIRKPSKAA